TCGCTCCATCTGCTTTTTCCCGCACCCTCTTGTCCTGAAAGTATGCCTTTATACCAATCCCCTAAATGCTTGATATAGATGAAGCTCAGACGCTACCCTAAGGAAAATATTGATGGCGGAATTCAGTTTTCAAGCGATGGCTGCACTACAGGTCGGAGCAGAGCATTTAGCTAACCCAATATAGCTGATCTAAGATTGATGCAATCTTTATTGCAGAAGAGAAAAAAATGACGAGCGAGGAGGCTATTTCACGCCTATGCCTAGATATGGCTATGCTAGGTATCCTCTTACTTTGATCAGATTCGTTCTTCAGGACGAATTTCAGAAATTGTGGCACTTAGAGCTGAAAGCGATTAGCATAGTTCTGCAAGATTGGTAGATCTGTACGTAAAACTATGAGAATTCTGGTTACAGGCGGTGCCGGTTTCATTGGTTCCCATCTGATTGATCGCCTAATGGCAGAGGGGCATGATGTTATTTGCTTAGATAACTTCTATACCGGCCACAAGCGCAATATCCTGAAATGGCTAGGTAACCCATACTTTGAACTGATTCGCCACGACATCACCGAACCGATTCGGTTAGAAGTAGACCAAATTTACCACCTCGCTTGTCCAGCTTCGCCAGTTCACTACCAATACAATCCCGTTAAGACCATCAAAACCAATGTCATGGGCACTCTGCACATGCTAGGGTTAGCCAAACGGGTAAAGGCAAGATTCTTATTAGCATCTACGTCTGAAGTGTACGGCGATCCGGAAGTACATCCTCAATCAGAAGATTACAGGGGAAACGTTAATACGATTGGTATTCGTAGCTGTTACGACGAGGGTAAGCGAGTCGCGGAAACCCTCGCCTTTGACTATCATCGGCAAAATAATGTACAAATTCGCGTAGCTCGAATTTTTAACACTTATGGGCCTCGTATGCTCGAAAATGATGGTCGGGTTGTCAGCAACTTCGTGGTGCAATCCCTCAGAGGTCAACCTTTAACCGTGTATGGAGATGGTTCACAAACCCGTAGCTTCTGCTATGTCTCTGACTTAGTAGACGGACTGATGCGGTTGATGAATGGTGAGCATACCGGACCGATTAATTTAGGGAATCCCGGCGAATACACAATTCTGGAACTCGCTCAGGCGGTGCAGAAGATGGTGAATCCGGATGCTGAAATTATCTTTAAATCTCTTCCGCAGGATGACCCGCGCCGCCGTCGCCCCGACATTACGAAAGCCCAGACTTTGCTCAATTGGCAACCTACGGTACCCTTACAAGAAGGGTTAAAACTGACAGTGGAAGATTTTCAAAATCGTATAGCCTCTGCTGACGAATATCGCTTAGCTTCCATTTAAGCAATCAACAGAATCTCAGGGTGCCGAAAAAGGATACAAAACTTAACTTAGATTGAGCAATCCCGTGCCAAATACTACTAGTAGAGGCTTGAGAGGAATGGGTTGTTATACCTCTAGACCTCGTGTATTAGTCTTGAGATCTTCAAAGAGCTGATCTTCCCTAACTCCTATTTGTATTAGCCAGGAGCAAGAATATGCGTGTTTGTGTGATTGGGACTGGATATGTCGGTTTGGTGACGGGTGCTTGCTTAGCGCACATTGGGCACCAGGTCATCTGCGTGGACAATAATGAAGAAAAAGTCAAGTTAATGAAGTCGGGACACTCGCCCATCTACGAGCCTGGACTGTCAGAAATTATGCAGGAGGCCAGCCATTCTGGGAATCTGGAGTTTACATCAGATCTAGCAGCGGGTGTGGCTCATGGGGAAATTTTGTTTATTGCTGTAGGAACACCTGCCCTAGCGAACGGTGAAAGCGATACGCGTTATGTCGAAGCCGTAGCACGCGGCATTGGTTCCCATCTTGACGGCGGCTATAAGGTAATTGTCAATAAGTCAACCGTACCGATTGGCTCTGGTGATTGGGTGCGGATGATTGTGCTCGATGGTGTTGCAGAACGTCAGACAGCTTTGGTGACTGCGGGTGGGGGTGTTTCTGGAGAAGAAGCCCTATCACAAAGTGGCACCCAGTTTGATGTGGTGAGTAATCCAGAGTTTTTGCGGGAAGGCTCTGCTATTTACGACACATTTAACCCAGACCGAATTGTTCTGGGGAGTACGAGTAATCGGGCGATCGCTATGATGAAGGAACTCTATGCTCCGATCACCGAGCGCCAGTTTGCAGAAGACAAATCTCTGCCTCCAGTGCCGGTGTTAGTGACAGACATTAGCTCGGCGGAGATGGTTAAATACGCGGCGAATGCCTTTTTGGCTACCAAAATTAGCTTTATTAATGAAGTTGCCAATATTTGCGATCGCGTCGGTGCTGATGTCACTCAAGTTGCCAAAGGCATTGGTTTAGACTCGCGGATTGGGAGTAAATTTTTGCAAGCCGGCATTGGCTGGGGTGGATCTTGTTTCCCCAAGGATGTCTCTGCACTGATTCATACCGCCGATGATTATGGCTATGAAGCTCAACTTCTCAAAGCGGCTGTTAGTGTTAATGAGCGTCAGCGCTTGATTTCCGTAGAAAAACTTCAGCAAGAACTAAAAATCCTCAAGGGGAAAACCATTGGACTACTCGGCTTAACCTTTAAGCCCGATACTGATGATTTGCGCGATGCCCCGGCACTCAATCTGATTGAGCAACTCAACCGATTGGGCGCAAAAGTCAAGGCTTACGACCCCATTATTTCCCAAACTGGAATGCGTCACGGGCTATCGGGCGTAATTGTGGAAACCGATCCAGAGCGACTCGCAGACAGTTGCGATGCTTTAGTCCTCGTCACTGACTGGGAACAGTTCCGCAAGCTGGACTATACCAAGATGGCGAAGCTAATGAACAATCCGGTGATGATTGATGGTCGTAACTTCCTAGACCGGGAAATGTTAGAACGTGCCGGTTTCCACTTCCGAGGAATTGGTCGATAGAAGAGTTGAACGTTGAAATTTGTGAGCGTATCTGTTGCCGTTCGCGTTAACGAGGCGAGATGCCCTACTGTTCCAAGCACCAGGAGAAGACTAAGTTGATAGGTTCCAAATTCATCGGTGATAACTTGAGCTTCCAAACCTTCAAGTTGTCACCTTCTAAGCGGGGCTAAGCCCCGCTTAGGCGTTCTTCTTTTTTCTCGAAATACTGCTGATGTTCCTCGGTGGCTAAATAATATTCCTTCGCAGGCTTAATCTCCGTCACGATATCTTTGTCAAACTTGCCAGACATTTGCAGCTTCTGTTTTGAGCGTTTCGCTGCTTCCTCCTGCTGAGGATTGTGGAAAAAGATGACGGATCGATATTGTTCCCCTCGGTCTGGACCTTGACGGTTTAAGGATGTGGGGTCGTGGATATTCCAAAACATATCAAGAAGCTGATCATAGCTCACTTGATTGGGGTCATATTCGACCTGTGCAACTTCCGCATGGCCTGTGATTCTCGACACAACATCGAGATAGCAAGGGTTTGGAAAATGCCCTCCCATGTACCCCACAGAAGTTAATGTTATTCCTTGAACTTTCCGAAACGCTGCCTCCACACCCCAAAAACAACCCGCTCCAAATGTTGCCTTTTCCATTGGTGTATTCACTCCAATTTAGAGCAGTTCTCTAATTCCCTATTATTAGCTGAATTTCATCAGCTCACTAGCCGCTACAAACTCACCTTTGATCGAACCCTTCACCCTATTGCTCGATAGTTGTGTGCGTGTGGCGGTGGAGCAATGAAGCGAATCGTCAATTAAACTTAAAAAAATCCGGATTACATAAAAAACTGAGCGTCTTAAGTATATCAGGTTGTTGTTAAGTCGCCAAACACCCATGCCTTTGTTAAAGTGGCGACAGGGTGCAGGGAAAACAGTAACTACTTAAACCACATGGGCAATGAACCCAATGCTCCCTCAATTTACTGAAATTGTCTCTCTCAATCCGCGTCAGCGGTGTTTGAGAGCGGTTACAGCCGTCGCACTTTTGCTCAGTCTAGCTGGCTGTACTTCCGGCTCTTCCAAGGGACAACCGGAAACGCCACAACCAACTTCATCCGATTCCTGGGAGTCACCAGAGCCAACACCAACGCTCAAGTTACCAACACCCACGCTGCCTGGGTTGAGGAATGCGCCATCTTTGCCAAAATCAACGGCCAACCGGGAGCTACTCGAAGACAGCTGGGACATTTATCGGCAACAATTCATTCAAGTTGATGGGCGAGTCATCGATTATGAAGATAGCGATCGCTC
This sequence is a window from Microcoleus sp. AS-A8. Protein-coding genes within it:
- a CDS encoding SDR family oxidoreductase, translated to MRILVTGGAGFIGSHLIDRLMAEGHDVICLDNFYTGHKRNILKWLGNPYFELIRHDITEPIRLEVDQIYHLACPASPVHYQYNPVKTIKTNVMGTLHMLGLAKRVKARFLLASTSEVYGDPEVHPQSEDYRGNVNTIGIRSCYDEGKRVAETLAFDYHRQNNVQIRVARIFNTYGPRMLENDGRVVSNFVVQSLRGQPLTVYGDGSQTRSFCYVSDLVDGLMRLMNGEHTGPINLGNPGEYTILELAQAVQKMVNPDAEIIFKSLPQDDPRRRRPDITKAQTLLNWQPTVPLQEGLKLTVEDFQNRIASADEYRLASI
- a CDS encoding UDP-glucose/GDP-mannose dehydrogenase family protein produces the protein MRVCVIGTGYVGLVTGACLAHIGHQVICVDNNEEKVKLMKSGHSPIYEPGLSEIMQEASHSGNLEFTSDLAAGVAHGEILFIAVGTPALANGESDTRYVEAVARGIGSHLDGGYKVIVNKSTVPIGSGDWVRMIVLDGVAERQTALVTAGGGVSGEEALSQSGTQFDVVSNPEFLREGSAIYDTFNPDRIVLGSTSNRAIAMMKELYAPITERQFAEDKSLPPVPVLVTDISSAEMVKYAANAFLATKISFINEVANICDRVGADVTQVAKGIGLDSRIGSKFLQAGIGWGGSCFPKDVSALIHTADDYGYEAQLLKAAVSVNERQRLISVEKLQQELKILKGKTIGLLGLTFKPDTDDLRDAPALNLIEQLNRLGAKVKAYDPIISQTGMRHGLSGVIVETDPERLADSCDALVLVTDWEQFRKLDYTKMAKLMNNPVMIDGRNFLDREMLERAGFHFRGIGR
- the msrA gene encoding peptide-methionine (S)-S-oxide reductase MsrA, translated to MEKATFGAGCFWGVEAAFRKVQGITLTSVGYMGGHFPNPCYLDVVSRITGHAEVAQVEYDPNQVSYDQLLDMFWNIHDPTSLNRQGPDRGEQYRSVIFFHNPQQEEAAKRSKQKLQMSGKFDKDIVTEIKPAKEYYLATEEHQQYFEKKEERLSGA